A single Alteribacter lacisalsi DNA region contains:
- the icmF gene encoding fused isobutyryl-CoA mutase/GTPase IcmF: MKRYETNNPVRFVTASGLFDGHDASINIMRRMLQATGAEVIHLGHNRSVEEVVDAVVQEDVQGVAISSYQGGHVEYFKYLYDSLKERGASHVKIFGGGGGVIIPSEIKELHEYGITRIYSPEDGRKMGLQGMINDMMEQCDFPLDDVSGVDIASLEKREPAHIARMITVAEKRAFNSEEVAASAETLFEEAVNQTDLARVPILGITGTGGAGKSSLTDELVRRFLRAYDDKTLAILSVDPTKKKTGGALLGDRIRMNAIHHPRVYMRSLATRDSRQELSKAIEEAIRVVKKAGFDLIIVETSGIGQGDAAISDVADVSMYVMTSEFGAPSQLEKIDMIDFADLIAINKFDRKGSEDALREVRKTYQRSHTLFEEAPENMPVFGTIASQFNDPGTNRLFFELANVLDEKCGGSWLTELGKNDKLTAKDAIIPPEQVHYLREIAQTVRGYHGKTEEEAKKARRLYQVEGTLEAFKEEGKEFDGHGSLLEMRDHYAQAMEPETKKVLDTWEDTKEAYAKDEFVTKIRDKEIVTELKTRSLSGLDIPKVALPKYEDYGEIVRWVRRENVPGKFPYTAGVFPFKRKGEDPKRQFAGEGSPARTNRRFHYLSKDDEAKRLSTAFDSVTLYGEDPGHRPDIYGKVGESGVSICTLDDMKKLYEGFDLCAPSTSVSMTINGPAPIILAMFMNTAVDQQLAFFEEEHGRAPSAEERADITARTVATVRGTVQADILKEDQGQNTCIFSTEFALRMMGDIQQYFIDNKVRNYYSVSISGYHIAEAGANPISQLAFTLANGFTYVEYYLSRGMNVNDFAPNLSFFFSNGLDPEYTVIGRVARRIWAVAMKNKYGANERSQKLKYHIQTSGRSLHAQEVDFNDIRTTLQALLAIYDNCNSLHTNAYDEAVTTPTEESVRRAMAIQMIITKELGLAKNENSLQGSFIIDELTDLVEEAVLMELERLNDRGGVLGAMETQYQRGKIQEESLLYETKKHSGELPIIGVNTYINPNPPSEDEFEMELARATKEEKEGQIEQLKQFQNSHSEEGARALQQLKEAALGGGNLFEELMRTVRHASLGQITNALYEVGGQYRRNL, encoded by the coding sequence ATGAAACGCTATGAAACGAACAATCCTGTCCGCTTTGTTACGGCATCGGGCCTATTTGATGGACACGATGCGTCCATTAATATTATGAGACGAATGCTTCAGGCCACCGGCGCCGAAGTCATTCACCTCGGTCACAACCGTTCCGTGGAGGAAGTGGTAGACGCCGTTGTACAGGAAGACGTACAGGGTGTGGCGATCTCATCCTACCAGGGCGGACACGTGGAATACTTTAAATACTTATACGACTCTCTTAAAGAACGAGGCGCCAGCCATGTGAAAATCTTTGGCGGCGGCGGGGGCGTCATCATCCCTTCGGAAATTAAGGAGCTGCACGAGTACGGCATAACCCGGATCTACTCACCTGAGGACGGCCGTAAAATGGGGCTTCAAGGCATGATTAATGACATGATGGAGCAGTGTGATTTTCCACTCGATGACGTGTCAGGTGTTGACATTGCCAGTCTTGAAAAGCGCGAGCCCGCCCACATCGCCCGCATGATTACGGTGGCGGAAAAGCGAGCATTCAACAGCGAGGAAGTCGCAGCCAGTGCGGAAACGCTCTTTGAGGAAGCGGTCAACCAGACTGACCTGGCCCGGGTGCCGATTTTAGGGATCACCGGAACAGGGGGAGCGGGGAAGAGCTCCCTGACAGATGAACTTGTGCGCCGGTTTCTGCGTGCGTATGACGATAAAACACTTGCGATTCTGAGCGTGGACCCGACGAAAAAGAAAACAGGCGGTGCCCTTCTCGGAGACCGGATCCGTATGAACGCGATTCATCATCCACGGGTCTACATGCGAAGCCTGGCCACACGCGACAGCCGCCAGGAGCTTTCCAAAGCGATAGAAGAAGCGATCCGGGTTGTGAAAAAAGCCGGATTTGACCTGATCATCGTTGAAACGAGCGGCATCGGCCAGGGTGACGCAGCCATTTCCGATGTGGCTGACGTGAGCATGTATGTGATGACGAGCGAATTCGGAGCACCGTCCCAGCTTGAAAAAATCGACATGATCGACTTTGCCGATCTGATTGCGATTAATAAATTTGACCGTAAAGGAAGCGAAGATGCCCTTCGTGAAGTGCGGAAAACGTACCAGCGGAGTCATACGCTCTTTGAGGAAGCACCGGAAAATATGCCGGTATTCGGCACGATTGCGAGCCAGTTTAACGATCCAGGCACCAACCGCCTGTTTTTTGAATTGGCAAACGTGCTGGACGAGAAATGCGGCGGCTCCTGGCTGACCGAACTCGGTAAAAATGACAAGCTTACAGCCAAGGATGCGATCATCCCGCCGGAACAGGTTCACTATCTCCGTGAGATCGCCCAGACAGTCAGAGGCTATCACGGAAAAACAGAGGAAGAAGCGAAAAAAGCACGCCGTCTCTATCAGGTTGAGGGAACACTGGAAGCCTTCAAAGAAGAAGGAAAAGAATTTGACGGTCACGGCTCCCTTCTTGAGATGCGCGACCACTACGCCCAGGCGATGGAGCCTGAAACGAAAAAAGTGCTTGATACGTGGGAGGACACGAAGGAAGCGTATGCCAAGGACGAGTTTGTCACGAAGATCCGCGACAAAGAGATCGTCACTGAGCTCAAAACACGCAGCCTGTCCGGCCTCGATATTCCCAAAGTGGCCCTGCCTAAATACGAGGACTACGGCGAAATTGTACGCTGGGTCCGCAGGGAGAACGTACCTGGTAAATTTCCATACACGGCAGGCGTGTTTCCGTTTAAGCGAAAAGGTGAGGATCCGAAGCGCCAGTTTGCCGGAGAAGGGTCGCCAGCCCGTACGAACCGCCGTTTCCACTATCTGTCCAAGGATGACGAAGCGAAGCGCCTTTCAACCGCCTTTGACTCAGTTACCCTTTACGGGGAAGACCCGGGCCACCGTCCGGACATTTACGGAAAAGTGGGCGAGAGTGGTGTGAGCATCTGTACACTCGATGATATGAAGAAGCTTTATGAAGGCTTTGATCTGTGTGCGCCGTCGACCTCTGTCTCCATGACGATCAACGGACCGGCACCGATTATTCTTGCCATGTTCATGAATACGGCTGTCGACCAGCAGCTCGCCTTCTTTGAAGAAGAGCACGGACGCGCCCCATCAGCCGAAGAGCGTGCAGACATTACCGCACGCACGGTTGCTACAGTTCGCGGAACGGTCCAGGCGGATATTCTCAAAGAGGACCAGGGCCAGAACACGTGTATTTTTTCCACGGAATTTGCCCTGCGCATGATGGGGGATATCCAGCAGTACTTTATCGACAACAAGGTGCGTAACTATTATTCCGTCTCTATCAGCGGCTATCATATTGCTGAGGCAGGAGCGAACCCGATCAGCCAGCTCGCCTTTACGCTCGCCAACGGCTTTACGTACGTGGAGTACTACCTGAGCCGTGGCATGAACGTCAACGACTTCGCGCCGAACCTGTCGTTTTTCTTCAGCAACGGTCTCGATCCGGAATACACGGTCATCGGCCGTGTGGCGCGACGCATCTGGGCAGTGGCGATGAAAAATAAATACGGCGCCAACGAGCGGAGCCAGAAGCTGAAGTATCATATTCAGACGTCCGGCCGTTCCCTGCACGCTCAGGAAGTGGACTTCAACGACATCCGTACGACGCTGCAGGCGCTGCTTGCGATTTATGATAACTGCAACTCCCTTCATACGAACGCCTACGACGAAGCGGTGACGACACCTACCGAGGAGTCCGTGCGCCGTGCCATGGCGATTCAAATGATCATTACGAAGGAACTTGGGCTTGCAAAAAATGAAAACTCCCTTCAGGGATCGTTCATTATCGATGAACTCACAGACCTTGTCGAAGAAGCGGTACTCATGGAGCTTGAACGCCTCAACGACCGAGGCGGCGTTCTCGGCGCCATGGAGACTCAGTACCAGCGGGGCAAAATTCAGGAAGAGTCGCTTCTATATGAAACGAAGAAACATTCCGGCGAGCTTCCGATTATCGGTGTGAACACGTACATCAACCCGAACCCGCCGTCAGAAGACGAGTTTGAAATGGAGCTGGCCCGTGCCACTAAAGAAGAGAAAGAAGGCCAGATCGAGCAGCTGAAGCAGTTCCAAAACAGCCACAGCGAAGAAGGGGCACGTGCCCTTCAGCAGCTTAAGGAAGCGGCTCTCGGCGGCGGCAACCTGTTTGAGGAACTTATGCGCACCGTGCGCCACGCAAGCCTCGGACAGATCACAAACGCTTTATACGAAGTCGGCGGCCAGTACAGACGGAACCTGTAG
- a CDS encoding TetR/AcrR family transcriptional regulator, whose amino-acid sequence MKKKQVPSMVKDQRLITKRRDQIVKAAVQLFNEKGYHKTTTREVAQQSGFSIGTLYEYIGSKEDILYLVCDSVYDMVVDQWAGLMDENLNGLERLKQVIEAYFRVVDALQDEVLVMYQNSKSLSGEARNYVLEKELRMKEMFEKELRNCIDAGYLTMTDEELDLACHNILVSGHMWTFRRWIVQREYTIDRYCELQLRQLFEGFGLNRQAPAEEKKTEIQTP is encoded by the coding sequence GTGAAGAAAAAACAAGTGCCTTCCATGGTGAAAGACCAGCGGCTTATTACAAAAAGACGGGACCAGATCGTTAAAGCCGCCGTGCAGCTGTTTAACGAAAAAGGCTATCACAAAACAACCACACGGGAAGTGGCTCAGCAGTCAGGCTTCAGCATCGGCACGCTGTACGAGTACATCGGCTCGAAGGAAGACATCCTCTACCTCGTCTGCGACTCCGTTTACGACATGGTCGTGGATCAGTGGGCGGGACTGATGGATGAAAACCTGAACGGACTCGAACGTCTGAAGCAGGTAATCGAAGCGTATTTCAGAGTGGTCGATGCCCTGCAGGACGAGGTGCTTGTCATGTACCAGAACTCGAAATCCCTTTCGGGGGAAGCCAGAAACTACGTGCTTGAAAAAGAGCTGCGGATGAAAGAGATGTTTGAAAAGGAACTTCGCAACTGCATTGATGCAGGCTACCTGACCATGACGGACGAAGAGCTTGATCTGGCTTGCCACAACATTCTCGTTTCCGGTCATATGTGGACGTTCCGCCGCTGGATCGTGCAGCGCGAGTATACAATCGACCGGTACTGTGAGCTTCAGCTCCGCCAGTTATTTGAAGGCTTCGGTTTAAATCGTCAGGCCCCGGCCGAGGAAAAGAAAACAGAAATACAAACGCCTTGA
- the meaB gene encoding methylmalonyl Co-A mutase-associated GTPase MeaB: MEDMANRIINGEMRALARGISYIEDQHPDKQALLTTLFPRTGRAHVIGITGSPGAGKSSLVNGLIKEWRKEGKTVGVAAVDPTSPFSGGALLGDRVRMRDHEEDDGVFIRSMGTRGSLGGLSEACKDAIRLMDASGLDIVIVETVGVGQSELDIMKVADTVALVLHPSGGDVIQAFKAGIMEIADLFVINKADLPGVGQLKGEVEDLLHLTAEQKRWKPPIVQTVSTAGKGMSETAGYLNAHKKHLLESGENREKQLNQLENEIARRLQERFSDEIAALVSEEVARSAEAGETPDPYDTAASVYEKWKQGLQKV; encoded by the coding sequence ATGGAAGACATGGCAAACCGCATCATAAACGGAGAAATGCGTGCCCTTGCCCGGGGGATCTCCTATATAGAAGATCAGCACCCGGACAAACAGGCCCTTCTCACCACTCTCTTTCCCCGCACAGGCAGGGCCCATGTGATCGGGATTACCGGTTCACCGGGGGCAGGGAAAAGCTCCCTTGTTAATGGTCTGATTAAAGAGTGGCGAAAAGAAGGGAAAACGGTCGGTGTTGCTGCGGTTGACCCGACCAGCCCTTTTTCAGGAGGGGCACTTCTTGGAGACCGCGTCAGGATGCGCGATCATGAAGAGGATGACGGCGTGTTTATCCGGAGTATGGGAACGAGAGGCAGCCTTGGCGGTCTTTCTGAAGCATGCAAGGACGCAATCCGCCTGATGGATGCCTCGGGCCTCGATATTGTCATAGTGGAAACGGTCGGAGTCGGACAAAGTGAACTCGATATCATGAAGGTGGCCGATACAGTCGCTCTTGTACTTCATCCGTCCGGAGGCGACGTAATCCAGGCATTTAAAGCGGGCATTATGGAGATTGCCGACCTGTTCGTGATTAACAAAGCCGATCTTCCCGGCGTCGGACAGTTAAAGGGGGAAGTGGAAGATCTGCTTCATTTAACCGCAGAACAGAAACGGTGGAAGCCGCCGATCGTTCAAACTGTCTCCACTGCCGGAAAAGGGATGAGCGAAACAGCCGGATACCTGAACGCACACAAAAAGCACCTCCTTGAATCAGGCGAAAACAGAGAGAAGCAGTTAAATCAGCTTGAAAACGAGATTGCAAGACGTCTTCAGGAGCGTTTCTCAGACGAAATTGCCGCCCTTGTATCAGAGGAGGTCGCCCGCTCTGCCGAAGCTGGGGAAACACCGGATCCTTATGACACAGCCGCTTCCGTATATGAAAAATGGAAGCAGGGGCTTCAGAAGGTTTAG
- a CDS encoding acyl-CoA dehydrogenase — protein MEFLLTEEQQMIRKMVRDFAENEVAPTAAERDEEERFDREIFDQMGELGLTGIPWPEEYGGIGADYLSYVIAVEELSRVCGSTGVTLSAHISLAGWPIYTFGTEEQKQKYLRPMAEGKKMGAYGLTEPGSGSDAANMKTTAKRDGDDYIIDGSKIFITNAGEAEIYVVFAVTTPEKKHKGVSAFIVEKGTPGFSMGKKESKLGIRSSPTLGINFDQCRVPAENMLGNEGDGFKIAMMTLDGGRNGIAAQAVGIAQGALDASVNYAKERKQFGKPIGVQQGIAFKLADMATKTEASRLLTYQAAWRESQGISYGKESAMSKLFAGDTAMEVTIEAVQVFGGYGYIKEYPVERYMRDAKITQIYEGTNEIQRLVISKMLLAD, from the coding sequence ATGGAATTCCTACTTACAGAAGAACAGCAGATGATCCGCAAGATGGTTCGTGACTTTGCCGAAAACGAAGTGGCCCCGACGGCAGCCGAAAGAGACGAAGAAGAACGCTTTGACCGCGAGATTTTTGACCAGATGGGCGAACTCGGGCTCACTGGTATTCCATGGCCGGAAGAATACGGCGGCATCGGCGCAGATTACCTGAGCTACGTAATCGCCGTTGAGGAACTGTCCCGTGTCTGCGGCTCCACAGGCGTTACGCTTTCCGCCCACATTTCCCTTGCAGGCTGGCCGATCTACACATTCGGAACAGAAGAACAGAAGCAGAAGTACCTTCGTCCGATGGCCGAAGGAAAGAAAATGGGAGCCTACGGTCTGACAGAGCCGGGTTCCGGAAGTGACGCAGCCAACATGAAAACGACGGCGAAACGGGATGGTGATGACTACATCATCGATGGATCGAAGATTTTCATCACAAACGCCGGAGAAGCGGAAATCTATGTTGTTTTTGCCGTCACTACTCCTGAGAAAAAGCACAAAGGCGTATCTGCTTTCATCGTTGAAAAAGGCACACCGGGCTTTTCCATGGGTAAAAAGGAAAGCAAGCTCGGCATCCGTTCTTCCCCGACACTGGGAATTAACTTTGATCAGTGCCGCGTTCCGGCTGAGAACATGCTCGGAAATGAAGGAGACGGCTTTAAGATCGCCATGATGACACTCGACGGCGGCCGTAACGGCATCGCAGCACAAGCCGTAGGGATTGCACAGGGCGCGCTTGACGCATCGGTCAACTACGCTAAGGAGCGTAAGCAGTTCGGCAAACCGATCGGCGTGCAGCAGGGGATTGCCTTTAAACTTGCGGACATGGCAACGAAAACCGAAGCGTCCCGCCTGCTTACCTACCAGGCCGCATGGCGCGAAAGCCAGGGGATTTCCTACGGAAAGGAATCGGCCATGTCGAAGCTGTTTGCCGGAGACACGGCGATGGAAGTGACAATCGAAGCGGTTCAGGTGTTCGGCGGCTACGGCTACATCAAGGAATACCCGGTTGAGCGTTATATGAGAGATGCGAAAATTACCCAGATCTATGAAGGAACGAACGAAATTCAGCGTCTCGTTATTTCGAAGATGCTGCTTGCAGATTAA
- a CDS encoding acyl-CoA dehydrogenase, with translation MELRWSEEHDMMRKMVRQFAEEKVSKAVPAMEEKDEFPLELVKEMGALGLMGIPIDEKYGGAGMDFPSYILAIHELSKVSATLGVILSVHTSVGTNPILYFGSEEQKNRYIPRLASGEYLGAFALTEPGSGSDAAGMKTTAVKKGDRYILNGSKVFITNAGAADTYVAFAKTDTKALGAKGISAFIVEKDTPGFVIGAKEKKMGLHGSNTSSLSFEDAEVPAENLLGAEGEGFKVAMANLDAGRIGIAAQALGIAEAAMEHAVDYAKERKQFGRSIGKQQGVAFKLADMATQVEAAKLLTYRAANLRQHGKPCGTEAAMAKMFASDTAMKVATEAIQVFGGYGYVKEYAPERFFRDAKVTQIYEGTNEIQHLVISKGLMNG, from the coding sequence ATGGAGTTACGCTGGAGCGAAGAACATGACATGATGCGGAAAATGGTCCGCCAGTTCGCAGAGGAAAAAGTGAGTAAAGCGGTACCTGCAATGGAGGAGAAGGACGAATTCCCCCTTGAACTTGTTAAAGAGATGGGCGCACTCGGCCTCATGGGCATACCGATTGACGAAAAGTACGGCGGCGCAGGAATGGATTTTCCATCCTACATCCTCGCCATTCATGAGCTTTCAAAAGTAAGCGCCACCCTTGGGGTCATTCTTTCCGTCCATACGAGTGTGGGAACGAATCCGATCCTCTATTTCGGCAGCGAAGAGCAGAAAAACCGGTATATACCAAGACTTGCATCCGGTGAGTACCTCGGTGCATTTGCTCTCACAGAGCCCGGTTCCGGCAGTGATGCAGCGGGCATGAAAACGACCGCTGTGAAAAAAGGGGACCGTTATATTTTAAACGGATCGAAAGTGTTCATCACAAACGCGGGAGCGGCGGATACGTACGTGGCCTTTGCCAAAACCGACACGAAAGCACTCGGAGCAAAAGGGATCAGTGCTTTTATCGTGGAAAAAGATACACCTGGATTTGTGATCGGCGCCAAGGAAAAGAAAATGGGTCTTCACGGTTCCAACACCTCATCTCTATCTTTTGAGGATGCGGAGGTACCGGCAGAAAACCTTCTCGGTGCAGAAGGGGAAGGCTTCAAGGTCGCTATGGCCAACCTTGATGCGGGCCGGATCGGCATTGCAGCCCAGGCACTCGGGATTGCTGAAGCAGCCATGGAGCACGCCGTGGATTACGCAAAAGAGCGGAAGCAGTTCGGCCGCTCAATTGGAAAACAGCAGGGTGTGGCATTCAAGCTGGCCGACATGGCGACACAGGTGGAGGCGGCAAAACTGCTTACCTACCGGGCAGCCAACCTCAGACAGCACGGGAAACCATGCGGAACCGAGGCGGCGATGGCGAAAATGTTTGCTTCTGATACGGCGATGAAAGTGGCCACAGAAGCCATTCAGGTATTCGGCGGCTACGGCTACGTAAAAGAATACGCCCCGGAGCGCTTTTTCCGCGACGCAAAAGTGACGCAGATTTATGAAGGAACGAACGAAATCCAGCACCTGGTGATCAGCAAGGGGCTCATGAACGGATAA
- a CDS encoding 3-hydroxybutyryl-CoA dehydrogenase, translating into MDIKQVMVVGAGQMGSGIAQVCAMNGYEVILHDIQEDYVQKGIDGIKKQLSRQVKKERISEADMERILRQIHSSTDLSNASAVDLVIEAAVENMDVKKSIFKQLDATAPEHAILATNTSSLPITEIAAATNRPGKVIGMHFMNPVPVMKLVEIIRGLATDQEVFDAIYQMSENLGKTAVEVQDFPGFVSNRILMPMINEAIYTVYEGVASPEDVDEVMKLGMNHPMGPLQLADFIGLDTCLYIMETLHDGFGDTKYRPCPLLRKYVKAGWNGKKSGRGFYEYS; encoded by the coding sequence ATGGATATTAAACAGGTAATGGTAGTCGGCGCCGGCCAGATGGGTTCTGGAATTGCCCAGGTTTGCGCGATGAACGGTTATGAAGTGATCCTCCACGACATTCAGGAGGACTACGTGCAAAAAGGCATCGACGGCATCAAAAAGCAGCTCAGCAGACAGGTGAAAAAAGAACGGATCTCCGAAGCAGATATGGAACGCATCCTCCGTCAGATTCATTCATCGACTGATCTCTCAAACGCCTCGGCAGTGGACCTTGTCATTGAAGCAGCCGTTGAAAACATGGACGTGAAGAAAAGCATTTTTAAACAACTGGACGCCACAGCTCCTGAGCATGCAATTCTTGCCACAAACACATCGAGCCTTCCGATCACTGAAATTGCAGCAGCCACGAACCGGCCCGGTAAAGTCATCGGGATGCACTTTATGAACCCGGTTCCCGTTATGAAGCTCGTGGAAATTATCCGCGGTCTTGCTACAGATCAGGAAGTATTCGACGCTATTTATCAGATGTCGGAAAACCTCGGCAAAACGGCTGTTGAAGTCCAGGACTTCCCCGGCTTTGTTTCCAACCGGATCCTCATGCCGATGATCAACGAAGCTATTTACACGGTTTATGAAGGCGTAGCTTCGCCTGAGGACGTGGACGAAGTGATGAAGCTGGGCATGAATCACCCAATGGGCCCGCTTCAGCTTGCCGACTTTATCGGCCTCGACACATGCCTTTACATTATGGAGACTCTGCACGATGGATTCGGCGATACAAAATACCGTCCGTGTCCGCTTCTCAGAAAATATGTAAAAGCCGGCTGGAACGGAAAAAAATCAGGACGGGGCTTTTACGAGTACAGCTAA
- a CDS encoding acetyl-CoA C-acetyltransferase encodes MKKTVIVSGARTPVGKLGGKLAGFSASELGGKAISAALERANVNKEDVQHVIMGTVLQGGQGQLPSRQAMHHAGLPWETETETINKVCASGMRSVTLADVLIRSGEHDTVVAGGMESMSQAPYFVKNARFGLKMGPSKFEDMMIHDGLTCTFKGVHMGTYGNSTADEYSLSRQEQDEWSYRSHQRATEAINAGKFADEIVPVEVPQRKGDPLVVENDESPRGDTSVEKLAKLKPVFGADGTITAGNAPGVNDGAAALVVMDEDKAKERGLAPLAAIVAHTQLAVEPENFPKTPGLVINKILEKTGKSLSDIDLFEINEAFAAVSLASGKIAEIDPEKINVNGGAVALGHPIGASGTRVILTLAHELKRRGGGTGIAAICSGGGQGDAIMIEVK; translated from the coding sequence ATGAAAAAAACAGTAATCGTAAGCGGAGCACGTACACCAGTCGGAAAACTCGGAGGAAAACTGGCAGGCTTTTCAGCATCAGAACTTGGTGGGAAAGCAATATCCGCAGCACTTGAAAGAGCAAACGTAAATAAAGAAGACGTTCAGCACGTAATTATGGGAACCGTCCTTCAGGGCGGACAGGGGCAGCTTCCTTCCCGTCAGGCGATGCACCACGCAGGCCTTCCGTGGGAAACAGAAACAGAAACGATCAACAAAGTATGTGCATCCGGCATGCGAAGCGTCACTCTTGCAGACGTGCTGATCCGTTCCGGCGAGCATGACACCGTTGTAGCCGGCGGAATGGAGTCCATGAGCCAGGCACCGTACTTTGTGAAAAACGCACGGTTCGGTCTGAAAATGGGACCGTCAAAATTTGAAGATATGATGATTCATGACGGCCTTACCTGTACGTTTAAAGGCGTTCATATGGGTACCTACGGAAACAGCACAGCAGACGAATACAGCTTGAGCCGCCAGGAACAGGATGAGTGGTCCTACAGAAGCCATCAGCGGGCAACAGAAGCCATTAACGCAGGCAAGTTCGCCGATGAAATCGTGCCGGTGGAAGTGCCTCAGCGAAAAGGCGACCCTCTTGTTGTAGAAAACGATGAGTCCCCACGCGGTGACACGAGTGTTGAAAAGCTTGCGAAGCTGAAGCCGGTATTTGGCGCAGACGGCACGATTACTGCCGGTAACGCTCCTGGTGTCAATGACGGAGCGGCAGCCCTCGTCGTTATGGACGAAGATAAGGCCAAAGAACGCGGCCTCGCCCCATTGGCTGCCATCGTTGCCCATACCCAGCTTGCCGTTGAGCCGGAAAACTTCCCGAAAACGCCGGGCCTTGTGATCAACAAAATTCTTGAAAAAACAGGCAAATCCCTCAGTGACATCGACCTGTTTGAAATTAACGAAGCATTTGCAGCGGTTTCCCTTGCGAGCGGAAAAATTGCAGAAATCGATCCTGAAAAAATCAATGTGAACGGCGGAGCAGTCGCACTTGGTCATCCGATTGGCGCGAGCGGCACTCGTGTGATCCTTACACTCGCCCACGAACTCAAGCGTCGCGGCGGCGGCACAGGCATTGCAGCCATCTGCAGCGGCGGCGGCCAGGGCGACGCCATCATGATCGAAGTGAAATAA